A segment of the Mercurialis annua linkage group LG4, ddMerAnnu1.2, whole genome shotgun sequence genome:
tttctcaacgatttcacccctcacttttatttttgtcaatgaTTTTGTCccttgtttttaataattaatttacacataaGTCCTTCGACTTCATTAACTAACACTAAAATAGATGGATGGGCTAAAATGTTGACGGAAGTAAAAGTGAGGGGTCAcatggtttaattttttaaaaaaagaaattaatgtgtgaattatatcaaatgtgAGGGTTTTCATAGTGATTTactcttaattaaaataaaagtaccATGCTGAAAGAAACAAAAGTTCAAGTACCGTCTGAAAATTTCCCTCCTAAAAATATATCGCCACTGCGCATGCGTTGTGCGATAATATGCACCCAAGAAAAAACTGCCATGCGCAAAAGCATTAAAATGCTGTCACGTTTATTTCTTGCTCACAATACAGAATTCTTACACTGCCGTCACAAATTTAAACTCCAAACCCCACTCTTTTTAATTCCTAATTATTTCACTTCTTTCTCTACATCACCTTCTTCTCTTGACCCCCACTCCAAGCTAACCCACAGAGACTGGTTATCTGCCACTGAAGTCATACGAATCTTTGAAAACATTCAAGACCCAAATTCAGTTCTCCCACTATGGAAACAGTACACTACCAGAAAAGACTATAAACCCAATGAACCTCTTTACACTCTTGTCATCAACTATCTCTCCAAAGCTAAAAACTTTGATGCTATTGAAGATATTATGCGTAGAATCAAGCTCGACAAGAATAGTTGTCGATTGTCTAATGATTTCTTTTACAACGTCATCAAAATTTACGGACAATTAGCGGGTCGAATAAGGAAGGGTATAGATACCCTTTTTGATATGCCCAAGGGGTATAATTGTTGGCCTAATGTGAAGACTTTTAATCTTGTCTTGAATTTGCTTGTGTCTGCCAGGATTTTTGATGTTGTTCATGAGATTTATGTGAAAGCTCCTGTCTTGGGTGTTGAGATTGATGCTTGTTGTCTTAATATTTTGATGAAGGGGTTGTGTGAAAATGGGGATTTGGAGGGTGCATTTCAGGTGCTCGACGAATTTCCTAAACAAAGATGTAAGCCTAATGTGAGAACATTCTCTACTTTGATGCATTACTTGTGTGCAAAAGCGGATGTCAATAAGGCTTTTGGATTGCTCGAAAGGATGGAGATTGAGGAAATTGAGGTCGATACCATTACTTATAATATCTTGATTTCGGGGTTGAGGAAGCAAGGAAGGATTGATGAAGGGATCGAGTTGTTGCGGGAAATGAAGATGAAGGGGAATGAACCGAATGCGGGGTCTTATCAAGAGGTTTTGTATGGTTTGCTCGATGTAGGGAGGCTTGTGGAAGCAAAAGAGTTGATCGGTAGGATGGTTCGTGAAGGTAATAGCCCTGGTTTTGTGTCGTACAAGAAATTAATTGATGGTCTTTGCAAGGGGAAGTTGATTAAGGATATTGATTGGGCTTTAAAGCAAATGCTGAGGCAAGGCTTTGTCCCAAAGATGGGAATGTGGAAGCAGATCGTAGGGTGCGTAGTTTCCGAGAGTAATGCCTCTAGCAGCATTTATATCAGTCAAATCATTGGTGGCTAGCTTGATTGAATGTTTAGAATGTTCGGATGTGTTTCCCATAAGTCGATGCATAGCTGTTTCTATGTATAATGTATATGTTTGAAGCAATTGGCAAATGAGGAGGCATTGTATTCCAAGTAATTCCCTTAAGCTATCTCTGATTTCCAATAATTGATTTGCTTGTCAAATACCTGATGTACATGCTGTTATCTGATTTTCCTGAGCTGCTGTCAATTGCTTTCTAGctaaaacatcaatgtgagccTGATACACATTTGTTTGCGAATGACATTGTCGAGGGAGTAACATTGATCTCCTGCTCTTGGAGTCCGGCTCGACTCATAATGCAATTAAGCATCTTAAGAGTTTAGTTCGGTTCGACTCAGGATGCATTTAAGCTTCTTCAGAGTTTTGTTCGGCAGAAATTGGAAAACTGATTTGGTCCATTTCATTTAGGTAGAGTATATGCCAATGTTGTCACTTTTGTATTCATGACATTCTGAGAATTCATGTCACAGTTATTTATGACATTCTCATAATTatcccttttagctatttattttTGGAGAAATTATTAGGTAGACTCACTCCactccaccacgtcatccgtagactaaaccaatcatataCTTACTGGATTACTAAATACCTCCCCTTTTTACTACCTACCGCTCCTACACTTTACTCTTTTGCCCTTTTCCCTATTTCTATATAAAACCTCTTAATACATTCAAACTAAAACCATATTCTACGTGGCTGTTTCCGACTGTGACCGGAAACGTCGCAGctggatttttaaaaaaaataaataaatatataattaatttttttttttgtaattttaattattttaaaaacttaatcGATTTAATATTTACTGAATATTAATAGTATGgcttaatattttttcatacGGCTGAATCAGAATCTGTGATCGAACCTTTGTAACGCTCACCTCGAGCACATCTCAAAAGCTTTCGTTTTCTCCCGTTTTTATGAGACGAGATGACTAACTCAAACTCAATCCCTATAGCAATATTCTTAGCCCAACAAAAATAATTAcgtttgaaaatttataaaatttaaaacttttttttaataaatatactgTCGGCAGCGATATTGTTCGCCGGCGCTGGCAGAAGGGGGGTCGTCCCTCCACAATATGGGAAGTCCCTCCTTGTGGAGGGATGTCCCTCCGAGACGTCTCCCCGAGACGT
Coding sequences within it:
- the LOC126676179 gene encoding pentatricopeptide repeat-containing protein At3g14580, mitochondrial, which encodes MLKETKVQVPSENFPPKNISPLRMRCAIICTQEKTAMRKSIKMLSRLFLAHNTEFLHCRHKFKLQTPLFLIPNYFTSFSTSPSSLDPHSKLTHRDWLSATEVIRIFENIQDPNSVLPLWKQYTTRKDYKPNEPLYTLVINYLSKAKNFDAIEDIMRRIKLDKNSCRLSNDFFYNVIKIYGQLAGRIRKGIDTLFDMPKGYNCWPNVKTFNLVLNLLVSARIFDVVHEIYVKAPVLGVEIDACCLNILMKGLCENGDLEGAFQVLDEFPKQRCKPNVRTFSTLMHYLCAKADVNKAFGLLERMEIEEIEVDTITYNILISGLRKQGRIDEGIELLREMKMKGNEPNAGSYQEVLYGLLDVGRLVEAKELIGRMVREGNSPGFVSYKKLIDGLCKGKLIKDIDWALKQMLRQGFVPKMGMWKQIVGCVVSESNASSSIYISQIIGG